The following are encoded in a window of Sinomonas cyclohexanicum genomic DNA:
- a CDS encoding ATP-binding protein, with product MSVAAMLPLGTDINPGQYRLSLVQVVNWGTFHGSHTMHVDRAGTMLTGNSGVGKSTLFDAIARVFDARPRSNEAAAARTGTSEDRRTTYTYMRGKVGDVAVGEGRASAFQRPGATWSAVALTFSNAAGAAYTLSALFDLPKNGTESSLGRFYLIDSVPLDVQAVEGLTGQGESRRFTKSALEVLFPDAQVFDVHKTFAERFRRLLGISSDQALPLLRVIQSGKGLGGSVNSFFRDQVLDAPATLAAADEVVEEFSNLMSIRGRLEDVRLQRDQLAPVPALNQEYEAAQAEAARLRDLADEPFDAVRQAHSVAVQERLITGIRTRAQAKAKELSAERHRREALAAELRSLEAEYNNAGGNQISTLEQARDNAAVGLRLRREVEAAAKAGMHDAGLDLPLSAEGWAAARRQAVEALARLEGGAEALREARFGAFEAQATAKRELAEARTELAAMSASKSLLPQHALSNRAAIAGALGVGEDELPYAGELIDLAEGHEAWRAAAERALRPLATTLLVPGRHFAAVTRWLDANPVRGALRAVDLSSRVPGAELALESVGGRDLLTKLDILDSGEHAEAGAYVRERIAVDFAYRCVEDPDELAGLERGLSLGGVVKRGRGTVEKDDRFAARADFVLGFDNASKVELVAARVLELEAALARAAEAAQASEDSHQDHGRRVEALRRVAGDERAWEDVSTEAAAQELARIEKRLEDALAAQTDLEPLRAKVEAVRADHQASTEAAAVLQSEYRQLDSQLASADRLLEAARTLLADAPPSAAATGTLAPLFAEFGQPEDQSDLERIAAEVHARLASRVHAAESRGQAAAERLTRIFEQFQRDWGSVVSADHGTSIGAAAAFEARYHQIVSEGLPAQEAQFREFFAQRTHESFSTLLHLLDEERRGIAARILPLNSILAGVDFHDGSYLELDIRQTVPASAKQFKEAIVSALRARHAPSSGKGAPGGGSSPAAAGAKHDDDQLTIRYKTLEALVKRLASQTPEDRRWRAEVLDTRTHVFISCKEHRVSRDTTNGTPDGPRDEVFVHADTGSMSGGERQRFTAFIMAAALSYQLGIAEQGFTSYGTVMMDEAFVLASEEFAGQGIGALHEFGFQLLLAAPENVIDLSRYLGSVTEILRDKRTNRSGLIETPAGNDGRSDPGGPRSQANPVDIVLR from the coding sequence GTGAGCGTCGCGGCCATGCTCCCGCTGGGCACGGACATCAACCCCGGCCAGTACCGCCTGAGCCTCGTCCAGGTGGTCAACTGGGGAACGTTCCACGGATCCCACACGATGCACGTGGACCGGGCGGGCACCATGCTCACGGGCAACTCCGGCGTGGGGAAGTCCACGCTGTTCGACGCGATCGCCCGCGTGTTCGACGCCCGCCCGCGCTCCAACGAGGCGGCCGCGGCCCGCACGGGCACCTCCGAGGACCGCCGCACCACGTACACGTACATGCGCGGCAAGGTCGGCGACGTCGCGGTGGGTGAAGGACGGGCGAGCGCGTTCCAGCGCCCGGGGGCCACCTGGAGCGCCGTCGCGCTCACGTTCAGCAACGCCGCCGGCGCCGCGTACACCCTCTCGGCACTGTTCGACCTGCCCAAGAACGGCACCGAGTCGAGCCTGGGCCGGTTCTACCTCATCGACTCCGTCCCGCTGGACGTGCAGGCGGTCGAGGGCCTCACCGGCCAGGGAGAGAGCCGACGCTTCACGAAGTCGGCCCTCGAGGTGCTCTTCCCGGACGCCCAGGTGTTCGACGTCCACAAGACGTTCGCCGAGCGGTTCCGCCGTCTCCTGGGCATCTCGAGCGACCAGGCCCTCCCGCTCCTGCGCGTCATCCAGTCGGGCAAGGGCCTCGGCGGGAGCGTCAACAGCTTCTTCCGCGACCAGGTCCTCGACGCGCCCGCCACGCTCGCCGCCGCGGACGAGGTGGTCGAGGAGTTCTCCAACCTCATGTCCATCCGCGGCCGGCTCGAGGACGTGCGCCTCCAGCGCGACCAGCTGGCCCCCGTCCCCGCCCTCAACCAGGAGTACGAGGCCGCCCAGGCCGAGGCCGCGCGCCTGCGGGACCTCGCCGACGAGCCGTTCGACGCCGTGCGCCAGGCCCACAGCGTGGCCGTCCAGGAGCGGCTCATCACCGGGATCCGGACGCGGGCGCAGGCCAAGGCCAAGGAACTCTCCGCCGAGCGCCACCGCCGCGAGGCCCTCGCCGCCGAGCTGCGCTCCCTCGAGGCCGAGTACAACAACGCCGGCGGAAACCAGATCTCCACGCTCGAGCAGGCCCGCGACAACGCGGCCGTTGGCCTGCGACTGCGCCGCGAGGTGGAGGCCGCCGCGAAGGCGGGGATGCACGACGCCGGCCTTGACCTCCCGCTCTCGGCCGAGGGCTGGGCGGCCGCTCGCCGGCAGGCCGTCGAGGCTCTCGCGCGGCTCGAGGGCGGCGCGGAGGCCCTCAGGGAGGCGCGCTTCGGTGCGTTCGAGGCCCAGGCGACCGCGAAGCGCGAGCTCGCCGAGGCCCGCACGGAGCTCGCGGCCATGTCGGCCAGCAAGAGCCTCCTGCCCCAGCATGCCCTGTCCAACCGCGCTGCCATCGCCGGGGCGCTGGGTGTGGGGGAGGATGAGCTGCCCTACGCCGGCGAGCTGATCGACCTCGCGGAGGGCCACGAGGCCTGGCGTGCCGCGGCGGAGCGGGCCCTGCGCCCGCTCGCCACGACGCTCCTCGTCCCCGGACGGCATTTCGCGGCGGTGACCCGCTGGCTCGATGCGAATCCCGTGCGGGGGGCACTGCGCGCCGTCGACCTCTCCTCCCGCGTCCCCGGCGCGGAGCTCGCCCTCGAATCGGTGGGTGGGCGGGACCTCCTGACCAAGCTGGACATCCTCGACTCCGGCGAGCACGCCGAGGCGGGTGCGTACGTGCGGGAGCGGATCGCCGTCGACTTCGCGTACAGGTGCGTCGAGGACCCTGACGAGCTCGCCGGGCTCGAGCGAGGCCTGAGCCTCGGCGGCGTGGTGAAGCGCGGCCGAGGTACGGTCGAGAAGGACGACCGCTTCGCGGCCCGCGCCGACTTCGTCCTCGGCTTCGACAACGCCTCCAAGGTCGAGCTCGTCGCCGCCCGGGTGCTCGAGCTCGAGGCCGCTCTGGCACGCGCCGCCGAGGCCGCCCAGGCGAGTGAGGACTCGCACCAGGACCACGGCCGCCGGGTCGAGGCGCTGCGCCGGGTTGCCGGCGACGAGCGGGCCTGGGAGGACGTCTCCACCGAGGCCGCCGCCCAGGAGCTCGCCCGCATCGAGAAGCGACTCGAGGACGCCCTCGCCGCGCAGACCGACCTCGAGCCGCTGCGCGCGAAGGTCGAGGCCGTCCGCGCGGACCACCAGGCCTCCACCGAGGCCGCGGCCGTGCTGCAGAGCGAGTACCGCCAACTTGACTCCCAGCTCGCCAGCGCCGACCGGCTCCTCGAGGCCGCGCGGACCCTGCTGGCGGACGCGCCGCCGTCGGCCGCCGCGACCGGCACGCTCGCTCCGCTGTTCGCCGAATTCGGCCAGCCCGAGGACCAGTCCGACCTCGAGCGGATCGCCGCCGAGGTCCACGCACGCCTCGCCTCCCGCGTCCACGCTGCGGAGAGCCGCGGGCAGGCCGCCGCCGAGCGGCTGACCCGCATCTTCGAGCAGTTCCAGCGCGACTGGGGCTCCGTCGTCTCGGCCGACCACGGCACCTCGATCGGCGCCGCGGCCGCGTTCGAGGCCCGCTACCACCAGATCGTCTCCGAGGGCCTGCCGGCACAGGAGGCGCAGTTCCGGGAGTTCTTCGCGCAGCGCACGCACGAGTCGTTCTCCACGCTCCTGCACCTGCTCGACGAGGAGCGCCGCGGCATCGCCGCCCGCATCCTGCCGCTGAACTCGATCCTCGCCGGCGTCGACTTCCACGACGGCTCGTACCTCGAGCTCGACATCCGGCAAACCGTCCCGGCGTCCGCGAAGCAGTTCAAGGAGGCGATCGTCTCGGCGCTCAGGGCGCGCCACGCGCCGTCGTCGGGGAAGGGGGCGCCCGGCGGGGGCAGCTCACCCGCCGCTGCCGGGGCGAAGCACGACGACGACCAGCTCACCATCCGCTACAAGACCCTCGAGGCGCTCGTGAAGCGGCTGGCGTCGCAGACGCCCGAGGACCGGCGGTGGCGGGCCGAGGTCTTGGACACGCGCACGCACGTGTTCATCTCGTGCAAGGAGCACCGGGTGTCGCGAGACACCACGAACGGCACGCCGGACGGCCCGCGGGACGAGGTGTTCGTGCACGCGGACACCGGGAGCATGTCCGGCGGCGAGCGGCAGCGCTTCACGGCGTTCATCATGGCTGCGGCGCTGAGCTACCAGCTCGGGATCGCCGAGCAGGGGTTCACGAGCTACGGGACCGTGATGATGGACGAGGCGTTCGTGCTTGCGTCCGAGGAATTCGCCGGCCAGGGCATCGGGGCGCTGCACGAGTTCGGATTCCAGCTGCTGCTCGCGGCGCCCGAGAACGTCATCGACCTCTCGCGCTACCTCGGTTCCGTGACGGAGATCCTGCGGGACAAGCGGACCAACCGGTCGGGCCTCATCGAGACGCCGGCAGGAAACGATGGACGCAGCGATCCGGGGGGCCCGCGGTCACAGGCGAACCCCGTGGACATCGTGCTTCGCTGA
- a CDS encoding DUF4194 domain-containing protein yields MGSPDAEIGAPDAEIGAFAPSAALYDGDTGVLPLKVRHVLVRLLKGPYLDGIRDEKAWTTLLDHQDVLRSRLSELFLRLQIDHGRKIAVLRPVDPELLGTASRATVLRQQRTLSRVETILLLRLRLLLDRHVTAQTEPTVTLEELADVVAHYQPAEEQDALRDTDTVNRAVAKLQARRLLIPTALDDVYLISNALPLALPFENIGDVTRHLEAVVAAGPERTGGAHDGALPDDGGQLASGVEEDRSPDLGGEGPEEQTEEEVNP; encoded by the coding sequence ATCGGGTCCCCTGACGCCGAGATCGGGGCCCCTGACGCCGAGATCGGGGCCTTCGCCCCCAGCGCCGCCCTCTACGACGGCGACACGGGCGTGCTTCCCCTCAAGGTCCGGCACGTCCTGGTCCGCCTCCTCAAGGGCCCGTATCTCGACGGCATCCGCGACGAGAAGGCCTGGACCACACTCCTTGACCATCAGGACGTGCTTCGCTCGCGGCTCTCCGAGCTCTTCCTTCGCCTCCAGATCGACCATGGGCGCAAGATCGCCGTCCTGCGCCCGGTGGATCCGGAGCTGCTGGGCACGGCGTCGCGCGCCACGGTCCTGCGGCAGCAGCGCACCCTCAGCCGCGTCGAGACGATCCTCCTTCTGCGGCTTCGCCTCCTGCTTGACCGGCACGTCACCGCCCAGACCGAGCCGACGGTCACGCTCGAGGAGCTCGCCGACGTCGTGGCCCATTACCAGCCAGCCGAAGAGCAGGACGCCCTCCGCGACACGGACACGGTGAACCGCGCCGTCGCGAAGCTCCAGGCCCGTCGCCTCCTCATCCCGACCGCCCTCGACGACGTCTACCTCATCTCCAACGCCCTCCCGCTTGCGCTCCCCTTCGAGAACATCGGCGACGTGACCCGACACCTCGAAGCCGTCGTCGCTGCGGGCCCGGAGCGGACCGGAGGCGCGCACGACGGCGCCCTGCCCGACGACGGCGGTCAGCTCGCCTCGGGCGTCGAGGAGGACAGATCCCCCGACCTCGGCGGGGAAGGACCAGAAGAACAGACCGAGGAGGAGGTCAACCCGTGA
- a CDS encoding DUF3375 family protein, producing the protein MPEPQPVPRQPATGVPSSAALARLAELESLHRGPAWALTRSAPWTIAALQTAFTRNRPHVELEQFHEELDGFLADLRAHDAALGAPATAGTAGGRAIADDWTRRRFLTRRAQGGRIVYELTEASARVLVFLESLSSDRSTLTGSRLGTLLGDVERLARETNPDTSARIEALEAEIEERLELVRALRAGEQSGSLDDETALEAAGNILDLAAGVPADFKRMRAAIEDSVGELRNQIIEESLTKGATMAQVLEADRRLRASSEGRTFRSFTAFLDDPEQQLRFRAAIGEVLSRDFADGLDHEERETLRNLVAELREANAQIQRIYGKLSESLNTYVQSDDYRQSVRLREAIRRAEQAVRRLTYVREESGFAPAPELFGAEFESLSMVKLFDPDELAPPPRLADPISFGSDDRARSARTAKARAGTLREAVAVALEAGRGRAEISGIWSQLPAEEQHINSIRALLGHLLQEGVRLDRGVWAPLEFGQVDGTRRTAYVPHATVVREQPEIPTREEEN; encoded by the coding sequence GTGCCAGAACCGCAGCCCGTGCCCCGTCAGCCGGCAACGGGTGTGCCATCCTCGGCCGCGCTCGCGAGGCTCGCAGAGCTCGAGTCCCTCCATCGAGGTCCGGCGTGGGCCCTGACCCGATCTGCCCCGTGGACGATCGCCGCACTCCAGACCGCATTCACCCGCAACCGGCCCCACGTGGAGCTCGAGCAGTTCCACGAGGAACTGGACGGGTTCCTCGCAGATCTCCGAGCGCACGACGCCGCGCTGGGCGCCCCCGCGACGGCCGGAACCGCGGGGGGGAGGGCCATTGCGGACGACTGGACCCGGCGCAGGTTCCTCACCCGACGGGCGCAGGGCGGCCGCATCGTGTACGAGCTCACCGAGGCCAGCGCCCGCGTGCTCGTCTTCCTCGAGTCCCTCTCTTCCGACCGCTCCACCCTCACCGGCTCGCGGCTCGGCACGCTCCTCGGGGACGTCGAGCGGCTCGCCCGAGAGACGAACCCGGACACGAGCGCGCGGATCGAGGCCCTCGAGGCGGAGATCGAGGAGCGGCTCGAGCTCGTGCGCGCGCTGAGGGCGGGGGAGCAGTCCGGGAGCCTCGACGATGAGACCGCGCTCGAGGCGGCAGGGAACATCCTGGACCTCGCAGCCGGCGTGCCCGCCGACTTCAAGCGCATGCGCGCCGCGATCGAGGACTCCGTGGGCGAGCTGCGCAATCAGATCATCGAGGAGTCGCTGACCAAGGGCGCCACGATGGCCCAGGTCCTTGAGGCGGACCGGCGGCTGCGGGCCTCGAGCGAGGGCCGCACGTTCCGCTCGTTCACGGCGTTCCTCGACGACCCCGAGCAGCAGCTGCGCTTCCGTGCCGCGATCGGAGAGGTGCTCTCTCGGGACTTCGCGGATGGCCTCGACCATGAGGAGCGCGAGACCCTCCGCAACCTGGTCGCGGAGCTGCGCGAGGCGAACGCCCAGATCCAGCGCATCTACGGCAAGCTCTCCGAGAGCCTCAATACCTACGTCCAGAGCGACGACTACCGCCAGTCCGTCCGTCTGCGCGAGGCGATCCGCCGGGCGGAGCAGGCCGTGCGCCGTCTGACGTACGTGCGCGAGGAGTCGGGTTTCGCGCCCGCTCCTGAGCTGTTCGGTGCCGAGTTCGAATCGCTGTCCATGGTGAAGCTCTTCGACCCTGACGAGCTCGCGCCGCCGCCGCGCCTCGCGGACCCGATCAGCTTCGGGAGCGATGACCGCGCACGGTCCGCCCGGACCGCGAAGGCTCGGGCCGGTACGCTTCGGGAGGCCGTGGCGGTGGCACTCGAGGCAGGGCGCGGCCGCGCCGAGATCAGCGGGATCTGGTCCCAGCTGCCCGCCGAGGAGCAGCACATTAACTCGATCCGCGCGCTTCTCGGCCACCTGCTGCAGGAGGGCGTGCGCCTTGACCGGGGTGTCTGGGCACCGCTCGAGTTCGGACAGGTCGACGGCACGCGCCGCACCGCCTATGTCCCCCACGCGACCGTCGTCCGCGAGCAACCGGAAATCCCGACCCGCGAGGAGGAGAACTAG
- a CDS encoding DUF475 domain-containing protein — MFLRTFGWSFGVSAVALVAAFLYGGPQALFLSLVLGVLEVSLSFDNAVVNARILERMNPFWQKMFLTVGIVIAVFGMRVLFPLLIVGLTAKLNPVEAVQLALAKGPITEPGSYAYILHHAHPQIAAFGGIFLLMIFLDFFFEDREIKWLHWLEMPLAKVGKMNGASLVVGLFALGIIGQLSGPELQGGVLMAGIFGMVTYFLVQGLGELFDTDESGEIDADDIPTAAGGTHGKGQNKAVHVAGKAAFMLFLYLEVIDASFSFDGVIGAFAITSDPIIIALGLGLIGAMFVRSLTVYLVRQGTLDEFEYLDHGAHWAIGALAVILLITIGIEVNEVVTGLIGVFFIGAAFLASIRRNKRKALEPEHAHTA; from the coding sequence GTGTTTCTGAGAACCTTCGGTTGGTCATTCGGCGTGAGCGCCGTTGCGCTCGTCGCGGCCTTCCTCTACGGGGGCCCGCAGGCCCTCTTCCTCTCGCTCGTCCTCGGCGTCCTCGAGGTGAGCCTGAGCTTCGACAACGCGGTGGTGAACGCCCGCATCCTCGAGCGCATGAATCCGTTCTGGCAGAAGATGTTCCTCACCGTGGGCATCGTCATCGCCGTGTTCGGCATGCGCGTGCTGTTCCCGCTGCTGATCGTGGGGCTCACCGCCAAGCTCAACCCTGTCGAGGCCGTCCAGCTCGCGCTCGCAAAGGGCCCCATCACCGAGCCCGGCAGCTACGCCTACATCCTCCACCACGCCCACCCGCAGATCGCCGCGTTCGGCGGGATCTTCCTCCTGATGATCTTCCTCGACTTCTTCTTCGAGGACCGCGAGATCAAGTGGCTCCACTGGCTCGAGATGCCGCTGGCCAAGGTCGGCAAGATGAACGGCGCCTCGCTGGTGGTCGGGCTCTTCGCACTCGGCATCATCGGCCAGCTCTCCGGCCCCGAGCTCCAGGGTGGCGTCCTCATGGCCGGCATCTTCGGCATGGTCACGTACTTCCTCGTCCAGGGGCTCGGGGAGCTCTTCGACACGGATGAGAGCGGTGAGATCGACGCCGACGACATCCCGACCGCCGCTGGTGGAACCCACGGCAAGGGCCAGAACAAGGCGGTCCACGTGGCCGGCAAGGCCGCGTTCATGCTGTTCCTGTACCTCGAGGTCATCGATGCGTCGTTCTCGTTCGACGGCGTCATCGGCGCGTTCGCGATCACGTCCGATCCGATCATCATCGCGCTGGGCCTCGGCCTCATCGGCGCGATGTTCGTCCGCTCGCTCACGGTCTACCTGGTCCGCCAGGGCACCCTCGACGAGTTCGAGTACCTCGACCACGGTGCCCACTGGGCGATCGGCGCCCTCGCCGTCATCCTCCTCATCACGATCGGCATCGAGGTCAACGAGGTCGTCACGGGGCTCATCGGCGTGTTCTTCATCGGCGCGGCGTTCCTTGCCTCCATCCGCCGGAACAAGCGCAAGGCCTTAGAACCCGAGCACGCGCACACGGCGTGA
- a CDS encoding TerD family protein, translating to MGLSLQKGQGLSLTKQDGSGMTQVRLGLGWDAVEQPRKGFLGSLFGGGAAEIDLDASAILYNAGGQPLDTVFFNQLASKDGSVRHTGDNLTGAGEGDDETIMVNLPGVNGAVQHIVFVITSYSQQTFNQVQNAFCRVVDDSVAGSPEVARYTLTEQGPYTGMIMAKLSREGAGWKFTAIGQPANGRTVGDLVGASAAVL from the coding sequence GTGGGACTGAGCTTGCAGAAGGGCCAGGGCCTCTCGCTGACCAAGCAGGACGGCTCGGGCATGACCCAGGTCCGCCTGGGCCTGGGCTGGGACGCCGTCGAGCAGCCGCGCAAGGGCTTCCTCGGGAGCCTGTTCGGCGGCGGCGCCGCGGAGATCGACCTCGACGCCTCGGCCATCCTGTACAACGCGGGCGGCCAGCCGCTCGACACCGTGTTCTTCAACCAGCTCGCGAGCAAGGACGGCTCGGTGCGCCACACGGGCGACAACCTCACGGGGGCCGGCGAGGGCGACGACGAGACGATCATGGTCAACCTGCCCGGAGTCAACGGCGCGGTCCAGCACATCGTCTTCGTCATCACGAGCTACTCGCAGCAGACGTTCAACCAGGTCCAGAACGCGTTCTGCCGCGTCGTGGACGATTCGGTGGCGGGCAGCCCCGAGGTCGCGCGGTACACCCTCACCGAGCAGGGCCCCTACACGGGCATGATCATGGCCAAGCTGTCCCGCGAGGGTGCAGGCTGGAAGTTCACGGCCATCGGCCAGCCGGCGAACGGCCGGACGGTCGGCGACCTCGTCGGGGCCTCGGCCGCCGTCCTGTAG
- a CDS encoding TerD family protein, with protein MASLTLSKGSNLSLTKADPGLTRAMIGLGWDPRTTAGEMFDLDASALLISARGKVRSNDDFIFYNQLEAKDGSVIHQGDNRTGEGEGDDEQILIDLTKVAADVEKVVIVVSIDQAEARRQNFGMVRGAFCRVVNDTTDQEIVRYDLTEDAASETCMIFAEIYRHGTEWKFRAVGQGYASGLHGVATDFGIVLD; from the coding sequence GTGGCAAGCCTCACCCTCAGCAAGGGCAGCAACCTCTCCCTCACCAAGGCGGACCCTGGCCTGACCCGGGCCATGATCGGCCTCGGCTGGGACCCGCGCACCACTGCGGGCGAGATGTTCGACCTCGATGCGAGCGCCCTGCTCATCTCGGCCCGCGGCAAGGTCCGCAGCAACGACGACTTCATCTTCTACAACCAGCTTGAGGCCAAGGACGGCTCCGTCATCCACCAGGGCGACAACCGCACCGGCGAGGGCGAGGGTGACGACGAGCAGATCCTCATCGATCTCACCAAGGTCGCGGCCGACGTCGAGAAGGTGGTCATCGTCGTCTCGATCGACCAGGCCGAGGCCCGCCGGCAGAACTTCGGCATGGTCCGCGGGGCGTTCTGCCGGGTCGTCAACGACACGACCGATCAGGAGATCGTCCGCTACGACCTCACCGAAGACGCCGCGAGCGAGACCTGCATGATCTTCGCCGAGATCTACCGCCATGGGACCGAGTGGAAGTTCCGCGCCGTCGGGCAGGGCTACGCGTCCGGCCTGCACGGCGTCGCAACGGACTTCGGCATCGTCCTCGACTGA
- a CDS encoding TerD family protein, protein MAGLTLSKGGNLSLTKTDPGLTKAIVGLGWDPRTTTGDAFDLDASALLVAANGKVRSDADFIFYNQKQTPDGSVVHQGDNRTGEGEGDDEQIAVDLAKVAADIERIVVVVSIDQAEARRQNFGMVRSAYCRIVNEGTNAEVVRYDLSEDAAAETCMIFAELYRNAGEWKFKAVGQGYASGLAGVAADFGVNLG, encoded by the coding sequence ATGGCAGGACTGACCCTTTCCAAGGGCGGGAACCTCTCCCTCACCAAGACCGACCCGGGCCTCACCAAGGCGATCGTGGGCCTCGGCTGGGATCCGCGCACGACGACGGGCGACGCCTTCGACCTCGACGCCTCGGCCCTGCTCGTGGCCGCCAACGGGAAGGTGCGCTCGGACGCCGATTTCATCTTCTACAACCAGAAGCAGACGCCCGACGGCTCGGTGGTGCACCAGGGTGACAACCGCACCGGCGAGGGCGAGGGCGACGACGAGCAGATCGCCGTCGACCTCGCCAAGGTCGCCGCGGACATCGAGCGCATCGTCGTGGTGGTGAGCATCGATCAGGCCGAGGCGCGCCGGCAGAACTTCGGCATGGTTCGCTCGGCGTACTGCCGGATCGTCAACGAGGGCACGAACGCGGAGGTGGTCCGCTACGACCTCTCCGAGGACGCCGCCGCCGAGACGTGCATGATCTTCGCCGAGCTGTACCGCAACGCGGGCGAGTGGAAGTTCAAGGCCGTGGGCCAGGGCTACGCGAGCGGCCTGGCCGGCGTCGCCGCCGACTTCGGCGTGAACCTCGGCTGA
- a CDS encoding toxic anion resistance protein, whose amino-acid sequence MVASSDASSRMLDRSSTSMASAKKSGNSAQMYVASTLGELRTTVEDLTPNQELTVSKKILGFVPGGNKLARYFQRYESAQTQLDKIIKSLMAGQDALMKDNASLAEEKTNLWETMKQLSEYAVFAQELDKATVEKIDEVRRSGQTEHAQQLESDVLFPVRQRRQDILTQLAVSVQGYLAIDLIRKNNTELIKGVDRARTTTISALRTAVIVAQALANQKLVLDQIDAINTTTNNMILKTSEMLKDQTARIHQQASSSGVSVQTLEKAFANIYQTMDAIDTFRSQAAKNMESTVQALETGLEKSRPYIERVRRQEGNA is encoded by the coding sequence ATGGTGGCTTCATCGGACGCGTCGAGCCGCATGCTCGACCGCTCGAGCACATCCATGGCGAGCGCCAAGAAGTCCGGCAACAGCGCCCAGATGTACGTGGCCTCCACGCTCGGCGAGCTCCGCACCACGGTCGAGGACCTCACCCCGAACCAGGAGCTGACGGTCAGCAAGAAGATCCTGGGCTTCGTGCCGGGCGGGAACAAGCTCGCGCGCTATTTCCAGCGCTACGAGAGCGCGCAGACGCAGCTGGACAAGATCATCAAGTCCCTCATGGCGGGCCAGGACGCGCTCATGAAGGACAACGCGTCGCTCGCCGAGGAGAAGACGAACCTCTGGGAGACGATGAAGCAGCTCTCCGAGTACGCCGTGTTCGCCCAAGAGCTCGACAAGGCCACGGTCGAGAAGATCGACGAGGTCCGCCGCAGCGGCCAGACGGAGCACGCGCAGCAGCTCGAGTCCGACGTCCTGTTCCCCGTGCGGCAACGCCGCCAGGACATCCTCACCCAGCTCGCCGTCTCCGTGCAGGGCTACCTCGCAATCGACCTGATCCGGAAGAACAACACGGAGCTCATCAAGGGCGTGGACCGCGCCCGCACGACCACGATCAGCGCCCTCCGCACGGCCGTGATCGTCGCGCAGGCGCTCGCCAACCAGAAGCTCGTCCTCGACCAGATCGACGCGATCAACACGACGACGAACAACATGATCCTGAAGACGTCCGAGATGCTGAAGGACCAGACGGCGCGCATCCACCAGCAGGCGTCCAGCTCCGGGGTGTCGGTGCAGACCCTCGAGAAGGCGTTCGCGAACATCTACCAGACGATGGACGCGATCGACACGTTCCGGTCCCAGGCCGCCAAGAACATGGAGAGCACCGTGCAGGCGCTCGAGACCGGGCTCGAGAAGTCCCGTCCGTACATCGAGCGCGTGCGCCGGCAGGAGGGGAACGCCTGA